The following proteins are encoded in a genomic region of Poecilia reticulata strain Guanapo linkage group LG11, Guppy_female_1.0+MT, whole genome shotgun sequence:
- the hsf1 gene encoding heat shock factor protein 1 codes for MEFLGGPGAVVVSGGNVPAFLTKLWTLVEDPETDPLICWSPSGTSFHVFDQCRFSKEVLPKFFKHNNMASFIRQLNMYGFRKVVHIEQGGLVKPEKDDTEFQHPFFVKGQEHLLEHIKRKVTNVSSVRQEEMKISTDEVNKILSDVQLMKGKQETIDSRIIAMKHENEALWREVASLRQKHVQQQKVVNKLIHFLVSLVQTNRIMGVKRKIPLMLNDSSSAHSVPKYSRSLTLEHIQNAAANLLSPDSPLNSGPIISDITEEAPSSPEDTTTDWTDLEENHTTFIKEEPSSPEVEECPVLEVEQDSLPANVDTPLSPTTFINSILQEETPLPQVTSSPSSRRCLSLWLCPRCELSDHVDSIDNGLENLQGILNAQTFTFDPSPLMEFFSSSISSADFDIESLDNLLSDEAPKESEDRTGKQLVQYTATPLHLTEPVVLGEDDADLPSLLEYETEPLFNSEAAGDDPPDVLLSPSQLDSNL; via the exons ATGGAGTTTCTTGGAGGACCAGGTGCAGTGGTGGTGAGCGGTGGTAACGTCCCGGCCTTTCTTACTAAACTGTGGACCCTTGTGGAAGACCCGGAGACAGACCCTCTTATCTGCTGGAGCCCG AGTGGAACCAGCTTCCATGTTTTCGATCAGTGTCGGTTCTCTAAGGAGGTTCTACCAAAGTTcttcaaacacaacaacatgGCCAGCTTCATTCGACAGCTCAACATGT ATGGTTTCCGTAAGGTGGTGCACATCGAGCAGGGCGGCTTGGTGAAGCCTGAGAAAGATGACACAGAGTTCCAACATCCATTTTTTGTCAAAGGGCAAGAGCACCTGCTGGAGCACATCAAACGAAAAGTCACCAAC GTGTCATCAGTCCGTCAAGAAGAAATGAAGATCTCGACAGATGAAGTCAACAAAATCCTGAGCGACGTTCAGCTGATGAAGGGAAAACAGGAAACCATCGACTCCAGGATCATCGCCATGAAACA tgagAATGAGGCTTTATGGAGGGAGGTGGCCAgtctgagacagaaacatgtgcagcagcagaaagttgTCAACAag CTGATCCATTTTCTGGTGTCTCTTGTCCAGACCAACAGAATCATGGGAGTCAAGAGGAAGAT ACCTCTGATGCTCAATGACTCTAGCTCCGCCCACTCTGTGCCGAAGTACAGCCGATCCCTGACGCTGGAGCACATTCAG AACGCAGCCGCCAATCTCCTCTCACCGGATTCACCGCTGAATTCTGGACCGATCATCTCGGACATCACAGAGGAGGCGCCGTCCTCCCCAGAGGACACCACCACCGACTGGACCGACCTGGA AGAGAACCACACGACTTTTATCAAGGAGGAGCCTTCCAGTCCCGAGGTGGAGGAGTGTCCTGTTCTGGAGGTGGAGCAGGATTCACTCCCAGCAAACGTCGACACGCCTCTGTCCCCCACCACCTTCATCAACTCTATCCTTCAGGAGGAAACGCCGCTGCCGCAGGTCACCTCCTCCCCCTC CTCACGCCGGTGTCTCTCCCTCTGGTTGTGTCCCAGGTGCGAACTCTCCGATCACGTCGACAGTATTGACAACGGTTTGGAAAACCTGCAGGGTATTTTGAACGCTCAAACCTTCACCTTTGACCCGTCTCCCCTGATGGAG ttcttCAGCTCATCCATTTCCTCTGCAGACTTCGACATTGAAAGTTTGGATAAT CTGCTGTCTGACGAAGCCCCTAAAGAAAGTGAAGACAGAACAG GGAAGCAGCTGGTGCAGTACACCGCCACGCCTCTCCACCTGACTGAGCCGGTGGTCCTGGGGGAGGACGACGCCGACCTCCCGTCCCTCCTGGAGTACGAGACGGAGCCGCTGTTCAACTCTGAGGCGGCCGGCGACGACCCGCCCGACGTCCTGCTGAGCCCCTCCCAACTGGACTCTAACCTCTAA